GCGCGCTCTTCGCGGCGGCGGGAGGCGAGGTCGCCAGCGCGCCCTGCGACAGGAGCAGCGCGGCGAGCCCCAGGCTCCAGGGCTTCATGACGCCACCCCGGGCGCGGGCAGCGCGGCGACGAGCGCATCCACCAGCGCCCGCCACTCGGCGGACTCGGGCACGCCCGGCTTGCGCTTGCCGAAGAGCAGCGCGATGTTCTCGCCGTCCTTGTCGAACAGCTCCAGCGACGTGACGACGCCGTCCCGCGTGGGCTTGCGGACAATCCAGGCCGAGTGGATGTGGTCGGTGCGCAGGTGCAGGTTGAAGCTGGGGTCCAGCACGTTCATCCACGGCCCCATGGCCTTCACCGTGTGCACCGGGCCGGTGTGGATCTGGATGGCGCCGGGGTTACCCACGAACACCATGATGGCCAGCCCCGAGGCCGCCGCCTTCTCCAGCACCCACGTCAGCGACGCGGGCGCCACGGGGGTGACGAACTCCTTGCCCACCAGCCGCAGCGCCTGGGTGCGCGCGACCTTGAAGCGGCGCAGCAGCGGGAAGAAGTCGTGCGTGTCCTGCAGCCCGCGCCAGCCCTCCACCATGCCCGCCACGTCGATGTCCGCGTCCGGACGCGGCGCCTCGGGCGCCGTGGCCGCCTCCACGGGGACGACCTTCGTCTGCTCCGCGTGGGTGAAGTCCTCGACGATGCGCTCGAACGCGGAGACGCCCTGCTCGTCCTCCAGGTAGATTTTGTGGAGGGCCATGCCGGCGGGGTCGAAGAAGTGCAGGCTGCGGCGGACACCCTCGGGCCGCGTCTCGCGCACCGCGTAGCCGAAGCGCCAGCGCGTCAGGAACAGGCGCAGGTCGATGTTCTCGTCGAGCACCAGCGCGACGGCGCCGTTCACCTCGACGTTGCGGTACAGGCCGCGCTTCTCGTGCACCGCGCTCTCGTTGCGCGTGAGCGTCATCACCTTGCCCAGCGTGTCCAGCCGGGGCAGCAGCGCGTCGAGGCGCAGGTCCAACCGGACGACGTCCTCGCCCACGCCGGTGGCGAGGAGCTGGGCCTCGCTCACGCCGAGCTGCTGGGCCGCGTCACGGATGCGCGTGCGGGGCTCTGCCTCGCGCAGCGCGGTCCAGCGCTGGCGAAGGGCGGTGGGCTCGGCGGAGGAGGCCGTGGAGGCGGTCTGGGAAATCATGGCGGACACCTGGTGAGGGGGGAGCGGAACGGCGACATCAACGCGAGACTTCGGCGGAGATTCCTTCGGACGGCACTTCATCGACGCCCGCACCGCCCGTGGGCGCCGTCAGCTTCGACCAGCGCAGCTTGAGCATCGCGGGCGTGCCGGCGTCGTCGTAGTAGGACTCCATCTTCACCTTGAAGTACGCACCGGAGTCGCTGCGCACCACGTACAGCTGCGCGCGCGGCGTCAGCTTGTGCGTGGACACGTCATACGAGTACCAGGCGCCGTTCGCCTCGAAGACGGTGTCCGGGTCCGCGCCCTCGTCGTCGCCGTCGTCCTTGTCCACCGCGTAGCCGCTCGCGGGCGCCTGGGTCAGTGCCGCGAAGTCCTGACCGGTCACCACCGCCACCTCCACGCCGCCCGTGCCGTTGACGCCGCCGCGCGAGCGGATGTGGTAGCGATTGAAGGACAAATCCCAGAGCGCGTCCGTCTCCGGCGGCACCTGCGCGCCCTCGTCCAGGTCCAGGCCAATCCAGAGCGACGAGTCGGTGGCGTTCACCGTGGTGGTGATGGAGCCATCCGCGTTGCTCACGTGGCTGATGTGCGTGCCGTCCGTCGGCTCCAGGTCGTCGCCCGGCTTGGGCTCCAGGTCGTCACCGCAGGCGGCGAGCAGACCGGACAGGCACAGCGCGGCGGCGACGCGGCCGAAGCGGGACGCGGAGAGGAAGGTGGGGCGGGACATACGGGCTCCTGGGAAGTGGGGGTGGAAGCTCACAGCCGGACAGCGACACCGGCCTGGAAGGAACGCGGAGGGATGGGCAGGTCGGACGGGTTGCCCGCGTCGGCCAGGTTCGAGCCGATGACGAAGAACTGGAGCGACTCGCGCGGACGCCATGCGATGCGCGCGTCCAGGGAGAGGTACGCGTCCGAGTCGTACGGGTTGGCGATGCCGTCCCCGTCCGTGTCCGGATAGAAGGGCCGCTTGCCGACGAGCGCGCCGCGCACCCACGTCTCCAGGCCCCACTCACGGTGGCGCCAGGTGACCTGCGCCGTCAGCCGGTGACGCGCCTGGCCTTCCAGCGCGCGCTCCTGCGACTGGTCGCGGCCATCGGTGAGCGAGTACGCGAGTTCGCCGGACAGTCGCCACGGGAACTGCTGACGGATGCCCAGCTCGCCGCCGCGCACCCGCGCGCGCGCCACGTTGACGTAGGAGAAGAGCTGCTGCTCTCCGCCCTGCTCCACGGACGTCCCAATCATGTCGCGCAGCGAGTGCTGGAACCCGCTCACCCACAGCAGCGAGCGCTCCGTGGGGCGCACCTCGGTGGCGACGCTGATGCTGCGCGAGCGCTCCGGCTTCAGGTCCGGATTGCCGCGCACGACGTAGCCCACCGAGGGGTTCTCGAAGTCGATGAGCAGCTCCTGGAAGCCCGGTGCCCGGTAGCCCCAGCCGTAGCTGGCGCGCACGGTGAGCCACGACAGCGGGTCCACCTTCGCCGCGAGCCTGGGCGTCACCGCCGAGCCGAACTGCGTGTCCACGTCCACGCGCGCGCCGGGCACGACCACCAGCTTGGGCTCTGTCAGCAACGTCCAGCTGTCCTGCGCGTAGAGCGAGCCGCGCCCCCGCTCGCCCGTTCCCGTCTCCAGCCGGTCCGCCGTCAGCCACTCGCCCAGCGCCTCCGCGCCGACGACGAGCGCGTGCCGCTCACCCAGGCGCGCGTCCAGCTGCGTGCCCAGGCGGGCCTGCTGGTCGCGCGTCTGTTCCACCGTGTCCAGCGCGGAGGAGCGGCGCTGGTCGCGCATGTACGTCCGCTGGAAGCGCGAGTACGAACCCTCCACGCGCAAGGACGCGTCGTCGCTCAGCTTCCACGTCGGCGCCACGCGCGAGTTGATGGACAGGTCCCGGCTGGCCCGGTCGAACACGGCGCCGGTGGCGCCCAGGTCCACGCCGCGCTGCGTGCGCCGCGAGACACCCGCGGACGCCTCCAGC
This genomic interval from Myxococcus guangdongensis contains the following:
- a CDS encoding hemin-degrading factor, coding for MISQTASTASSAEPTALRQRWTALREAEPRTRIRDAAQQLGVSEAQLLATGVGEDVVRLDLRLDALLPRLDTLGKVMTLTRNESAVHEKRGLYRNVEVNGAVALVLDENIDLRLFLTRWRFGYAVRETRPEGVRRSLHFFDPAGMALHKIYLEDEQGVSAFERIVEDFTHAEQTKVVPVEAATAPEAPRPDADIDVAGMVEGWRGLQDTHDFFPLLRRFKVARTQALRLVGKEFVTPVAPASLTWVLEKAAASGLAIMVFVGNPGAIQIHTGPVHTVKAMGPWMNVLDPSFNLHLRTDHIHSAWIVRKPTRDGVVTSLELFDKDGENIALLFGKRKPGVPESAEWRALVDALVAALPAPGVAS
- a CDS encoding HmuY family protein, whose amino-acid sequence is MSRPTFLSASRFGRVAAALCLSGLLAACGDDLEPKPGDDLEPTDGTHISHVSNADGSITTTVNATDSSLWIGLDLDEGAQVPPETDALWDLSFNRYHIRSRGGVNGTGGVEVAVVTGQDFAALTQAPASGYAVDKDDGDDEGADPDTVFEANGAWYSYDVSTHKLTPRAQLYVVRSDSGAYFKVKMESYYDDAGTPAMLKLRWSKLTAPTGGAGVDEVPSEGISAEVSR
- a CDS encoding TonB-dependent receptor plug domain-containing protein; its protein translation is MRGSWCLFVLACATPSMAWGSMSSEPGAVTAQAPGEAAPESSVPSEVHAAGEQVPAESESSASSGTEDAAEQSKQAEVVAGPGASTTSASSTPVPAPTEDSLDEVPTARTVVTASRTQERLSETPVATEVITRAEIVASGARDASELLAAHPGLVVNQTFAGASLQVQGLGPEYVLVLVDGERVAGRVAGSVDLSRLSLEDVEQVEIVKGPSSVLYGSDAVGGVVNFITRRARKPLGGELRLAYGQLDRLDLDATGEARGETWGLRLSGGLQRRASYDLDTSDVGTSGSSLDGFDVSASGDLKNQGAMSLEASAGVSRRTQRGVDLGATGAVFDRASRDLSINSRVAPTWKLSDDASLRVEGSYSRFQRTYMRDQRRSSALDTVEQTRDQQARLGTQLDARLGERHALVVGAEALGEWLTADRLETGTGERGRGSLYAQDSWTLLTEPKLVVVPGARVDVDTQFGSAVTPRLAAKVDPLSWLTVRASYGWGYRAPGFQELLIDFENPSVGYVVRGNPDLKPERSRSISVATEVRPTERSLLWVSGFQHSLRDMIGTSVEQGGEQQLFSYVNVARARVRGGELGIRQQFPWRLSGELAYSLTDGRDQSQERALEGQARHRLTAQVTWRHREWGLETWVRGALVGKRPFYPDTDGDGIANPYDSDAYLSLDARIAWRPRESLQFFVIGSNLADAGNPSDLPIPPRSFQAGVAVRL